From one Solanum lycopersicum chromosome 12, SLM_r2.1 genomic stretch:
- the LOC101264404 gene encoding IAA-amino acid hydrolase ILR1-like 4: MVFLKWVVAFSILCNFLATPTLSISSILNKEELANISVNFLNLAKRPELFDWIVRIRRTIHENPELGFEEFETSKLIRNELDKMGIFYKYPVAVTGVVGFSGTGKPPFVALRADMDALAMQEEVDWEHKSKIPGKMHACGHDAHVAMLLGAAKILQEQRDILQGTVLLVFQPAEEGGGGAKKMLESGILDNVDAIFGLHISPMSPIGTVAASSGPIMAGSGFFEAVIKGKGGHAAIPQHTIDPILAASNIVVSLQHLVSRETDPLDSQVVTVAKFKGGGAFNVIPDSVTIGGTFRAFSKESFAQLKQRIVEVITRQAAVQRCNATVDFDTKNRPFYPVTVNNKALHEQFRNVAGQMLGIDKIIAMKPTMGTEDFSFFAEAIPGCFYLLGMVDETKGRFESGHSPFYRVNEDVLPYGVALHASLATTYLLEHQLKSTTRDQNVHDEL, translated from the exons ATGGTTTTCTTGAAATGGGTTGTTGCCTTTTCCATTTTATGCAATTTTTTAGCAACACCCACCTTATCaatttcttctattttgaaCAAAGAGGAGTTGGCAAATATTTCTGTTAATTTCTTGAATCTTGCAAAAAGACCTGAGCTTTTTGATTGGATAGTGAGAATTAGGAGGACTATTCATGAGAATCCTGAGTTGGGGTTTGAGGAATTTGAGACTAGTAAACTTATTAGAAATGAGCTTGATAAAATGGGGATTTTTTACAAGTACCCTGTTGCTGTTACTGGTGTTGTTGGCTTTAGTGGAACTGGAAAACCACCCTTTGTTGCTCTTAGAGCTGATATGGATGCTCTTGCTATGCAG GAGGAAGTGGACTGGGAACACAAGAGTAAAATTCCGGGCAAGATGCATGCTTGTGGACACGATGCCCATGTTGCTATGCTTTTAGGTGCTGCTAAGATTCTTCAAGAGCAGCGCGATATTTTGCAG GGAACTGTTCTTTTGGTTTTTCAGCCAGCCGAGGAGGGAGGTGGAGGTGCAAAGAAAATGCTTGAATCTGGGATACTTGACAATGTTGATGCCATCTTCGGTCTGCATATTTCCCCCATGAGTCCTATTGGCACTGTTGCTGCCAGTTCTGGCCCTATCATGGCTGGAAGTGGCTTCTTTGAGGCAGTAATAAAGGGGAAAGGCGGTCATGCCGCAATTCCTCAGCACACTATAGATCCAATATTAGCAGCTTCTAACATCGTAGTTAGTTTACAACATCTTGTTTCGCGGGAAACTGATCCCTTGGATTCACAG GTTGTTACAGTTGCAAAGTTCAAAGGTGGTGGCGCGTTTAATGTTATACCAGACTCTGTAACAATCGGTGGAACTTTCAGGGCATTCTCAAAAGAAAGCTTCGCGCAACTTAAACAGAGAATCGTAGAG GTTATCACGCGACAAGCTGCTGTACAAAGGTGCAATGCAACAGTTGATTTTGACACAAAAAACAGGCCGTTTTACCCTGTGACAGTGAATAATAAAGCTTTGCATGAACAATTCCGAAATGTAGCTGGACAGATGCTTGGTATCGACAAGATCATAGCAATGAAACCAACGATGGGGACAGAAGATTTTTCGTTCTTTGCTGAGGCTATTCCTGGATGCTTTTACTTACTTGGAATGGTTGATGAAACTAAAGGACGATTCGAGTCAGGACACTCCCCTTTCTACAGAGTCAATGAAGATGTACTTCCATATGGTGTTGCTTTACATGCATCGTTAGCCACGACTTACCTTCTTGAACATCAGTTGAAATCAACCACTCGAGATCAAAATGTTCATGACGAGTTGTAA
- the LOC101264703 gene encoding small ribosomal subunit protein eS30z/eS30y/eS30x: MGKVHGSLARAGKVRGQTPKVAKQDKKKKPRGRAHKRMQYNRRFVTAVVGFGKKRGPNSSEK; encoded by the exons ATGG GTAAGGTTCACGGATCACTTGCTCGTGCCGGTAAGGTTAGGGGGCAAACACCAAAGGTTGCAAAACAGGATAAGAAGAAGAAGCCAAGAGGACGTGCACACAAGCGTATGCAATACAATCGCAGATTTGTCACTGCTG TTGTTGGCTTTGGAAAGAAGAGAGGACCAAACTCTTCCGAGAAGTAG
- the LOC101265006 gene encoding zinc protease PQQL-like produces MDLLPAESSPILPKKHRFRSLKLVNVNMDEVLSETPQGVEYGKLENGLTYYVRSNSKPKMRAALALAVKAGSVLEEEEERGVAHIVEHLAFSATEKYTNHDIVKFLESIGAEFGACQNAVTSADETVYELFVPVDKPELLSQAISVLAEFSSEVRVSPDDLEKERGAVMEEYRGTRNANGRMQDAHWVLMMEGSKYAERLPIGLERVIRTVSPQIVKQFYRKWYHLQNMALIAVGDFPDTQSVVELIKTHFGQKISAVDPPLIPYFSVPSHDETRFSCFVESEAAGSAVMISCKMPVEELKTVKDYRELLTESMFFHALNQRFFKISRNKDPPYYSCSAAADILVRPVKAYIMTSSCKEKGTVEALESMLTEVARVRIHGFSEREISVVRALLMSEIESAYLERDQMQSTSLRDEYLQHFLRNEPVVGIEYEAQLQKTLLPHISASEVSKYSEKFRTSTSCVVKTIEPRATAAVDDLKAVVMKINSLEREKSLPPWDDENIPEEIVCAKPDPGHIIEQLEYPNIGATELILTNGMRVCYKSTDFLDDQVLFTGFSYGGLSELPENEYFSCSMGSTIAGEIGIFGYRPSVLMDMLAGKRAEVGTKLGAYMRTFSGDCSPSDLETALQLVYQLFTTTVEPGEEDVKIVMQMAEEAIRAQERDPYTAFANRVRELNYGNSYFFRPIKYNDLRKVNPYKACEYFNSCFKDPSTFTVVIVGNIDPSIACPLILQYLGGIPRPPEAVLRFSRDDLKGLPFQFPTTITREVVRSPMVEAQCSVQLCFPVELKNENMMEDVHFVGFLSKLLETKIVQVLRFKYGQIYSAGVSVFLGGNKPSRVGNIRGDISINFSCDPDISSTLVDLALEEILHLQEEGPSIEDAMAVLEIEQRAHENGLQENYYWLDRILRSYQSRIYSGDIGNSFKIQEAARSKVRSILTPLTAQLALQKLLPFPCKKQYTVVILMPQASRIKRLKSLMQSVPKSYSRDAKILAGIAGVTILSLSLWKYSRSTLKS; encoded by the exons ATGGATTTGTTGCCGGCGGAATCATCGCCGATATTGCCGAAGAAGCACAGATTTCGTTCACTGAAGCTTGTAAATGTGAATATGGATGAAGTATTATCGGAAACGCCGCAAGGGGTTGAATACGGGAAGCTCGAAAATGGGCTAACATACTATGTCCGATCCAATTCTAAACCAAAAATGAGAGCTGCACTTGCACTTGCTGTTAAAGCTGG CTCAGTtttagaagaagaggaagaacgCGGAGTTGCTCACATAGTTGAGCATCTTGCTTTTAGTGCCACAGAGAAATACACAAATCACGATATTGTCAAGTTTCTAGAGAGCATTGGGGCAGAATTTGGTGCTTGTCAGAATGCAGTGACTTCTGCCGATGAAACTGTTTATGAGCTATTTGTCCCTGTAGACAAACCTGAACTATTGTCTCAGGCGATCTCGGTGTTGGCTGAGTTCAGTTCAGAG GTCAGAGTGTCACCGGATGACTTGGAAAAGGAAAGAGGAGCAGTAATGGAAGAGTATAGAGGAACCAGGAATGCCAATGGAAGGATGCAGGATGCACACTGGGTTCTCATGATGGAAGGTTCAAAG TATGCTGAGCGGCTGCCTATTGGACTGGAAAGGGTGATCCGAACAGTTTCTCCTCAGATAGTAAAGCAATTTTACAGGAAGTGGTACCATCTGCAGAATATGGCCTTGATTGCTGTTGGGGACTTTCCTGATACGCAG AGTGttgttgagttgataaaaaCTCACTTTGGACAGAAGATTTCAGCAGTTGATCCTCCTCTTATACCTTACTTTTCGGTTCCATCACACGATGAGACACGATTTTCATGCTTTGTGGAATCTGAGGCAGCTGGG TCGGCAGTGATGATCAGTTGCAAAATGCCTGTGGAAGAGCTCAAGACAGTGAAAGATTACCGGGAATTGCTCACTGAATCCATGTTTTTTCATGCTTTAAACcagagattttttaaaatatctcgtAACAAAGATCCTCCTTATTATTCTTGCTCGGCTGCAGCTGATATCCTTGTCCGTCCAGTTAAGGCCTATATAATGACATCATCCTGTAAAGAGAAGGGTACTGTTGAGGCCTTAGAATCAATGTTGACAGAG GTTGCTAGAGTAAGAATTCATGGTTTTTCTGAACGTGAAATATCTGTTGTTCGGGCTCTGCTGATGTCAGAGATTGAGTCTGCATATTTGGAGCGAGATCAAATGCAATCAACCAGTTTACGAGATGAATATTTGCAG CATTTTCTTCGAAATGAACCTGTTGTTGGGATTGAGTATGAGGCACAGCTCCAGAAAACTCTTCTACCTC ATATATCAGCATCTGAGGTGTCCAAATACTCTGAGAAGTTTCGGACTTCAACTAGCTGCGTTGTAAAAACAATTGAGCCCCGAGCAACTGCTGCAGTGGATGATTTAAAAGCTGTTGTAATGAAGATTAATTCtcttgaaagagaaaaaagtctTCCTCCTTGGGATGATGAAAACATCCCAGAAGAAATTGTCTGTGCAAAACCGGATCCAGG GCATATAATAGAGCAGCTTGAATATCCCAACATTGGAGCCACTGAGTTGATTTTAACGAATGGAATGCGAGTTTGCTATAAATCTACTGACTTCCTTGATGACCAG GTTTTATTCACAGGGTTCTCATATGGGGGTTTGTCTGAACTCCCTGAGAATGAATACTTTTCATGTTCAATGGGTTCAACCATTGCTGGAGAAATTGGTATATTTGGTTACAGACCATCAGTCCTCATGGATATGCTTGCTGGAAAAAGAGCTGAAGTTGGTACAAAGCTTGGAGCATATATGAGAACTTTTTCTGGTGATTGTTCACCTTCAGACTTAGAAACTGCATTGCAG CTTGTATATCAGCTTTTCACAACAACAGTTGAGCCCGGAGAAGAAGATGTCAAAATTGTGATGCAAATGGCCGAAGAAGCCATACGTGCTCAGGAGAGAGATCCTTACACTGCATTTGCGAATCGAGTGAGAGAGCTTAATTATGGAAACTCCTACTTCTTCAGG CCAATCAAATATAATGACCTTCGGAAAGTCAACCCATATAAAGCTTGCGAATATTTCAATAGTTGCTTCAAGGACCCGTCAACTTTTACGGTGGTGATTGTTGGGAATATTGACCCTTCTATAGCATGTCCATTGATATTACAGTACTTG GGTGGAATTCCAAGGCCTCCTGAAGCAGTTCTACGTTTCAGCCGTGATGACCTCAAAGGCTTGCCTTTCCAGTTCCCGACAACAATAACTAG AGAAGTTGTTCGGAGCCCAATGGTAGAAGCACAATGCTCGGTGCAGTTATGCTTTCCTGTCGAGTTAAAGAATGAAAACATG ATGGAAGATGTTCATTTTGTTGGATTTTTGAGTAAGCTTCTGGAAACAAAGATAGTACAGGTTCTCCGTTTCAAGTATGGACAG ATTTATTCTGCTGGAGTTTCTGTCTTTCTTGGCGGCAATAAGCCCTCCAGAGTCGGCAATATCCGTGGAGATATTAGTATAAATTTCTCCTGTGATCCAGACATCTCATCGACATTG GTTGATCTTGCTTTGGAAGAAATACTACATCTTCAAGAGGAAGGACCTTCAATTGAAGATGCTATGGCCGTGCTAGAAATTGAGCAAAGAGCCCATGAAAATGGGTTACAG GAGAATTACTATTGGCTAGATAGAATTTTGCGCAGTTACCAGTCACGGATATATTCTGGTGATATTGGCAATTCTTTTAAG ATCCAAGAGGCTGCACGTTCCAAAGTGAGAAGCATCTTGACGCCATTAACTGCCCAACTAGCCTTGCAAAAACTTTTGCCGTTCCCTTGTAAAAAGCAGTATACTGTAGTAATTTTGATGCCTCAGGCATCTCGTATTAAAAGGTTGAAGTCATTGATGCAATCTGTACCCAAAAGTTATTCAAGAGATGCAAAG ATACTGGCTGGAATTGCTGGTGTGACGATTTTATCCCTCAGTTTATGGAAATACTCACGAAGTACTCTGAAATCGTAG